In one Nocardia tengchongensis genomic region, the following are encoded:
- a CDS encoding VC0807 family protein, protein MTMTHPSTQALPAEPTAIQKRAALRRHIARQVILELILPIGAYYALRAAGVNPWVALVAPAVLTVPFLAYDVLRKRRVDAVALFTLTMIVIGTAVSIVTGDPRTLLVRDSWLFGAIGIWILATLLTQRPMMRSVARTIVTVKIGEAGYRDWDARWDNDSRFRRHLRILTAVWGAGFTLDAVIRITLAYSLPLDAIPLATTLQWLAVLALLITFHTIYVTRNDLKV, encoded by the coding sequence ATGACCATGACGCACCCGAGCACCCAGGCCCTTCCCGCCGAGCCCACCGCCATCCAGAAGCGTGCCGCACTGCGCAGACACATTGCGCGCCAGGTGATTCTGGAACTGATCCTGCCGATCGGCGCCTACTACGCACTGCGTGCCGCAGGGGTCAACCCGTGGGTGGCCTTGGTGGCCCCCGCCGTGCTGACCGTGCCCTTCCTCGCCTACGACGTCCTGCGCAAGCGCCGCGTCGACGCCGTCGCCCTGTTCACCCTCACCATGATCGTGATCGGAACCGCGGTCTCCATCGTCACCGGCGACCCCCGCACCCTGCTCGTACGCGACAGCTGGCTCTTCGGCGCGATCGGCATCTGGATCCTGGCGACCCTGCTCACCCAGCGCCCCATGATGCGCAGCGTCGCCCGCACCATCGTCACCGTCAAGATCGGCGAAGCCGGCTACCGCGACTGGGATGCACGCTGGGACAACGACTCCCGCTTCCGCCGCCACCTGCGCATCCTCACCGCCGTCTGGGGTGCGGGCTTCACCCTCGACGCCGTCATCCGCATCACCCTCGCCTACTCCCTGCCCCTCGACGCGATCCCCCTCGCAACCACCCTCCAATGGCTGGCCGTCCTCGCCCTCCTCATCACCTTCCACACCATCTACGTCACCCGCAACGACCTGAAGGTCTGA
- a CDS encoding sterol desaturase family protein, translating to MDYTRIFMLVIPAYLFTIVIEWVSWRRSAGGDRTRGFYRPDTWNSVVIGIASRVTRSLENLLVPFSFVLVGAVLTPIQLPADRWWTWGIGLIATDFCYYWGHRADHRVRILWSAHSVHHSSEQFNLTTGIRMPFLMPYATFLHNAAFMPAALIGVPPYIIFFWQFASSIYQWPIHTQRIGFLPAPIEYIFNTPSHHRVHHGADNPYLDKNYGAVLIIWDRIFGTYAHESSPVTYGLTKNVGTFNPIKTNYHEFMAMLADIGQARGARPTLRAVFGPPTARVDSIA from the coding sequence GTGGATTACACTCGCATCTTCATGTTGGTGATACCGGCATATTTGTTCACAATAGTCATCGAATGGGTTTCCTGGCGTCGCAGTGCGGGCGGGGATCGGACGCGTGGATTCTATCGTCCCGATACCTGGAACAGCGTGGTGATCGGTATCGCGAGCAGGGTTACCCGTTCGCTGGAGAACCTGCTCGTCCCATTCTCGTTCGTTCTCGTCGGGGCCGTTCTGACGCCGATTCAGCTGCCCGCCGACCGATGGTGGACCTGGGGCATCGGACTGATCGCGACCGATTTCTGCTACTACTGGGGACATCGGGCCGACCACCGGGTTCGCATATTGTGGTCGGCGCACAGTGTGCATCACTCCAGTGAGCAATTCAATTTGACCACGGGGATCCGGATGCCATTCCTGATGCCCTACGCAACTTTTCTCCATAATGCCGCGTTCATGCCCGCAGCCCTGATCGGCGTCCCGCCGTACATCATCTTCTTCTGGCAGTTCGCCAGCTCGATCTACCAGTGGCCCATCCACACCCAGCGCATCGGCTTCTTGCCCGCACCGATCGAGTACATCTTCAACACCCCGTCGCACCACCGCGTCCACCACGGCGCCGACAATCCCTACCTGGACAAGAATTACGGTGCCGTCCTGATCATCTGGGACCGCATATTCGGCACCTACGCCCATGAATCCAGCCCCGTTACCTACGGATTGACGAAGAACGTCGGGACCTTCAATCCGATCAAGACGAACTATCACGAGTTCATGGCCATGCTGGCGGATATCGGCCAGGCTCGGGGTGCGCGGCCGACGCTGCGCGCGGTGTTCGGCCCGCCTACCGCCAGGGTCGACTCGATTGCTTGA